The Chryseobacterium geocarposphaerae genome window below encodes:
- a CDS encoding alpha/beta fold hydrolase, with translation MKAIKKFTIASTLCASLFSVALISCSDDNDLSVVQEAPVVSHNNAKTNFINVKGTDFAYRSWGKEGGIPLVLLPGTGGSMDDWDPAVTDGLAKQYRLIIFDNKGVASSKGTTPNTIQEMANDAIDFIKAMNLSKVNIMGFSMGGFVAQRIVLTEPGLINKIILADSGPKGAIGLSNLPNIIAGTAGLSPEESYLKFGFTDSPSSIAAGKASFTRVHLRTIDRDPALSDATSTAQFTAVLAWAMPDASALDEIKTIKKPFLIVHGDKDLPIAIQNAYNMKQNLDNSELLEFSDSGHAAFYQNYEAFLAKAVAFLGQ, from the coding sequence ATGAAAGCAATCAAAAAGTTTACAATCGCAAGCACATTATGTGCAAGTTTATTTTCCGTAGCATTAATTTCCTGTAGTGATGATAATGACCTTTCAGTAGTCCAGGAAGCACCTGTGGTAAGCCACAATAATGCGAAGACTAATTTTATTAATGTAAAGGGAACGGATTTCGCTTACCGCAGCTGGGGTAAGGAAGGAGGGATTCCGTTAGTTTTATTGCCGGGTACCGGTGGTTCAATGGATGACTGGGATCCCGCAGTAACTGATGGACTTGCCAAGCAGTACAGATTAATCATATTTGATAATAAGGGAGTAGCTTCATCAAAGGGAACAACTCCCAATACGATCCAGGAAATGGCTAACGATGCTATTGATTTCATTAAAGCTATGAATCTAAGTAAGGTCAATATCATGGGGTTCTCTATGGGTGGTTTTGTGGCACAGCGAATTGTATTGACTGAGCCTGGTTTGATCAATAAGATCATTTTGGCCGACAGCGGTCCTAAAGGTGCAATCGGGTTATCAAATCTTCCTAACATCATTGCAGGAACAGCAGGATTAAGTCCTGAAGAATCCTATTTAAAATTCGGTTTTACTGATTCGCCATCTAGCATTGCTGCCGGCAAAGCTTCTTTTACCAGAGTTCATTTACGTACGATCGACAGAGACCCTGCTTTGAGCGATGCTACTTCAACAGCACAGTTTACTGCAGTACTGGCATGGGCAATGCCGGATGCATCGGCACTTGATGAGATCAAAACCATCAAGAAACCTTTTCTAATTGTCCATGGAGACAAGGACCTTCCCATAGCGATCCAGAATGCTTACAATATGAAGCAAAACTTAGATAATTCTGAATTATTGGAATTTTCCGATTCAGGTCATGCTGCTTTTTATCAGAATTATGAAGCCTTCTTGGCAAAAGCGGTAGCCTTCTTGGGGCAATAA